From a single Hippoglossus stenolepis isolate QCI-W04-F060 chromosome 2, HSTE1.2, whole genome shotgun sequence genomic region:
- the LOC118122939 gene encoding fascin: MSDGDVLRIPLGLVNCGGKYLTAETFGFKVNASAGSLKKKQTWTLEQTGEDGSAVFLLSHLGRYLATDKDGNVTADSETRGRDCRFVVTAHEDGRWSLQSEPHGRFLGGSEDRITCFAQTASPAERWSVHLAVHPQVNLYSLARKRFAHLSVQGQEVSINRDVPWGVDSLVTLVYRDQRYHLETSDNRFLRNDGTLATKTDKDTGYVLEFRSGKVAFRDCNGRYLAPGGPTGTMKSGKSGRVGKDELFGLERSHAQVVLTAGNERNVSTRQGMDLSANQDEEGDQEVFQLEMSREDRKCAFRSASGKYWTLTATGGLQCTASTKSANSFFELEWRDGRVCVRAANGKYVIAKRNGQLSASIDNAAEAEQFLMKLINRPIIVLRGEHGFIGARKAGMATLDSNRASYDVFQLEFHNGAYSLKDSQGKYWCVGDDTAVACSSSTPVQFLFEFCDLNKMAIRVLGGKYLKGDHAGGLKASVDSLDSATLWEY, encoded by the exons ATGTCAGACGGGGACGTGCTGCGGATCCCTCTGGGGCTCGTCAACTGCGGCGGCAAGTACCTGACGGCGGAGACCTTCGGCTTCAAGGTCAACGCGTCGGCCGGCAGCCTGAAGAAGAAGCAGACGTGGACCCTGGAGCAGACCGGGGAGGACGGCAGCGCGGtgttcctcctctcccacctggGCCGCTACCTCGCCACGGACAAAGACGGCAACGTCACCGCGGACAGCGAGACGCGCGGCCGGGACTGCCGCTTCGTGGTGACCGCGCACGAGGACGGGCGGTGGTCGCTGCAGTCGGAGCCGCACGGCCGCTTCCTCGGCGGCAGCGAGGACCGCATCACGTGCTTCGCGCAGACGGCGTCGCCGGCGGAGCGATGGAGCGTGCACCTGGCCGTGCACCCGCAGGTCAACCTGTACAGCCTGGCGCGCAAGCGCTTCGCCCACCTGAGCGTGCAGGGGCAGGAGGTGTCCATCAACCGGGACGTGCCCTGGGGGGTGGACTCCCTGGTGACCCTGGTGTACCGGGACCAGCGCTACCACCTGGAGACCTCCGACAACCGCTTCCTGCGCAATGACGGCACCTTGGCCACCAAGACGGACAAGGACACCGGCTACGTGCTGGAGTTCCGCTCCGGGAAAGTGGCGTTCCGCGACTGCAACGGGCGCTACCTGGCCCCCGGGGGCCCCACCGGCACGATGAAGTCCGGGAAGAGCGGCCGCGTCGGGAAGGACGAGCTGTTCGGCCTGGAGCGCAGCCACGCGCAGGTCGTGCTCACTGCAGGCAACGAGAGGAACGTGTCCACGAGGCAAG GCATGGAcctgtcagccaatcaggacgAGGAAGGGGACCAGGAAGTCTTCCAGTTGGAGATGAGCCGTGAGGACAGGAAGTGCGCCTTCAGATCCGCTTCTGGGAAATACTGGACACTGACGGCGACAGGAGGACTGCAGTGCACTGCCTCCaccaa ATCAGCCAACAGCTTCTTTGAACTGGAGTGGCGTGATGgtcgcgtgtgtgtgcgtgcggctAACGGCAAGTATGTGATCGCCAAGAGGAACGGGCAGCTGTCTGCTTCTATCGACAACGCAG CTGAAGCCGAACAGTTCCTGATGAAACTGATCAACCGGCCGATCATCGTCCTCCGTGGGGAGCACGGTTTTATCGGGGCCCGTAAAGCCGGAATGGCGACGCTGGACTCTAACCGCGCCTCCTACGATGTTTTCCAGCTGGAGTTCCACAACGGAGCGTACTCCCTTAAAG ACTCTCAGGGGAAGTACTGGTGCGTTGGAGACGACACGGCGGTGGcgtgcagcagctccacacctGTCCAGTTCCTGTTTGAGTTCTGCGACCTCAACAAGATGGCCATCCGCGTGCTGGGGGGGAAGTACCTGAAAGGAGACCACGCTGGGGGGCTGAAGGCCAGCGTGGACTCCCTGGACAGCGCCACCCTCTGGGAGTACTGA